One Branchiostoma floridae strain S238N-H82 chromosome 1, Bfl_VNyyK, whole genome shotgun sequence genomic region harbors:
- the LOC118418660 gene encoding girdin-like isoform X13, with protein sequence MAEEDADISPMEAFMDSPLVVWAKTFSPGSKVDFTNLVEGTFLNEMMLQIDPRPTNQRINKQVQGQVHLRIQNLAILMRHIKSYYQDVLQQLIVMKLPDIIAIGKEPEGEQCIHELRKILLLVLGCAVQCEKKEVFIEKIKELDLDVQHAMVGHIQEITDNTDNIFCTQWSELTEIPPEELDGLSRNMFYHLKRLVNERDDYCEALAEITQERDYYQHAQQEASKQAQSPVAPGQPQDKNHLTVELADTKARLRRLRQELEEKSEQVVDFKHEIEQINLTLQKLRQENLELSTDARSARAYRDELDVAKEKLSKTEKFESEIQRYKEKLNDLDFYKARTEELREDNRILHETKAMLEEQMESLRAKKEKWVEVEQENLRIKAQLKEMEERRDEDRRRIQELVDENMALDLDKRQTLNESLTLGRELEDAKSKSSSGWSYKGYYPLAAECNESATSRALRLEKENKRLVQEMEELREQMHHSDSSNTRMTELEKENQRLSEKLKRLQDSATKETQSLLDLEQFSDDLIKDKAQLEQTLETIKENSERQIQELERENEQLQQTINTLRQRTQISLDARVKDIEKENKTLHDSLRETTSKLSQVELEKKQLSRQFERIRDNAERAEEMERENVKVGREKEHLQRTIETLKISCENFDQLEKEHNAMEKEHRKLKKEVDSLKSKAEKFDESEKVNIQLNAEKQRLQRTIENLKGTGSKVSEIEEEKEELEKENHQLKKMLATSKESVQRLEEDNLRLDSQNQKLTKSVDHSSRKVEDLRKENSELESEGQRLQKSLENMKASSRKLQRLEKDNRDLETTNTQLERSQKQLEKENKRLRQSMEMKEGMLEDSNTRIASLETEIRHMQKDKERSKDTDSRIQELEKDNKDLLKQTTMDKKTLATLREELVNEKLHNQQLTNELEKLAAELDKIGLNKEKLLQQEHSQDESRWKALESRMESELKKSLEIKEEKVHALESRLQESVNRNQKLRDELRTLRREHEALQQKYEEEQGSSPPKVTVRRTTQGETTRELIKMKDQVIELERNNAKFETENSSLKQQSRSLESQCNKLQQQVSSLQSQNASLQGQSSNLQSQNAKLQVELSTLQSQKSSVTSEHTKLQTQHSQAETQYKSLQRRYDDMRSEHTALQKDFERLQKLHSTLSSDNEAMASEHSMLKSNFKILKSDNKRLEDQYNSLLKENEGLKKMKSTFESVRSEDRTLAAVKADNERLQATNRKLTADYQDLQTDHKGLKQTYNSLQLEHTQLAGDLREFQSQYMQMDMATSKMEGRCEMLQQLNRTLEEENKQLMSQLTKLLEQNQELLAQTLESKEQFHEEERQFSDKLNELRRQKEKLEEKIMDHYKGYEPSPPRKKGFKLFNKISAAMSRTNKAPKERDKKTSKVSLSDHVDGQGAERSDSSSIGSYGDSLDGSAENTNSQKTNNVQSDYDPYPLRDRKQKYRSELVLYRTSYPWDYEIESSRPRPLQERRNHYRSEEFLHRRSMPALDVISENFCALSSEDLHLNIPPEADSQSSGSAGSRPDRIRAGSLGSEDHIPTKDPGSLVPPVDRARTASYNSYDSRDSSPRDSTSTPRSHASTPRSQYNAVSPGSEMVSLEQFLDESNKVPSPLFTRKKMEKSRSQDSDSLLHDRDKDHLARNMMYSSMSQLPGESHSSRPPSSPNFNARRQHYQSEVNLSSIPKDRSQDRIHPDSRAMSSSTSRLDGSHPPAPPQRYAPSKMLSPAPNPQSSPVQTRVLTVSNRLDRLSKTPTPSQPQTVTVKTTTIPGTDKPTIMDGKTPSPRHEYGGGDAPRRPPPEYTNYSPRGYKPPSTSTPQSVRYSDRPTPNPRNLNSQYDSRPDYSRDSRPSPREGQYGRAPPSPGRAPPSPRQQRANPRPPQEQKSSVRQTAAMFEQKGRDDDRKGEAPNNQGGPSGAEGSSIWYEYGCV encoded by the exons GATGTTCTTCAGCAGCTGATTGTGATGAAGCTCCCTGACATCATTGCTATTGGCAAGGAGCCTGAAGGAG AACAATGTATCCATGAGCTGAGAAAGATACTGCTATTAGTGCTGGGATGTGCAGTACAG TGTGAAAAGAAGGAGGTCTTCATTGAGAAAATCAAGGAGCTAGACCTGGATGTACAACATGCCATGGTTGGACACATTCAAGAG ATAACGGACAACACAGACAACATCTTCTGTACCCAGTGGAGCGAGCTGACAGAGATCCCTCCTGAGGAGTTGGATGGTCTGTCAAGGAACATGTTCTACCATCTCAAGAGGCTGGTCAATGAGAGGGACGACTACTGTGAG GCACTTGCAGAGATCACACAGGAGAGGGACTACTACCAGCATGCTCAGCAGGAGGCAAGCAAACAGGCACAGTCTCCAGTTGCACCCGGGCAGCCACAGGACAAAAACCACCTGACAGTGGAACTGGCCGACACCAAGGCCCGACTGAGAAGACTCCGCCAGGAGCTGGAAGAGAAGAGCGAGCAAGTGGTGGACTTTAAGCACGAGATCGAGCAGATCAACCTCACCCTGCAGAAACTCCGGCAGGAGAACCTGGAGCTGAGTACGGACGCGCGGTCGGCGAGGGCCTACAGGGACGAGCTGGATGTGGCCAAGGAGAAGCTGAGCAAGACGGAGAAGTTTGAGTCTGAGATCCAGAGGTACAAGGAGAAGCTCAACGACTTGGACTTCTATAAGGCCCGGACTGAG GAACTACGAGAAGACAACAGGATCCTGCATGAGACCAAGGCCATGCTGGAGGAGCAGATGGAGTCCCTGAGGGCCAAGAAGGAGAAGTGGGTGGAGGTGGAACAGGAGAACCTCCGGATCAAGGCACAGCTGAAGGAGATGGAGGAG AGAAGAGATGAAGACAGGAGGAGGATTCAAGAGCTGGTTGATGAGAATATGGCTCTTGACCTGGACAAGAGGCAAACCCTTAACGAGTCCTTAACCCTCGGGAGGGAACTGGAAGATGCCAAGAGCAAGAGTTCTTCAG GCTGGTCCTACAAAG GTTACTACCCACTGGCCGCGGAGTGTAACGAGTCGGCGACCAGCCGAGCGCTGCGGCTGGAGAAGGAGAACAAGAGGCTGGTGCAGGAGATGGAGGAACTACGGGAGCAGATGCACCACTCTGACTCTAGTAATACaag AATGACTGAGCTGGAGAAGGAGAACCAGCGCCTGAGTGAGAAGTTGAAGCGCCTGCAGGACAGTGCCACCAAGGAGACCCAGAGCCTGCTGGACCTGGAGCAGTTTAGTGATGATCTCATCAAGGATAAG GCTCAGCTTGAGCAGACGTTGGaaacaattaaagaaaacaGTGAGAGACAGATCCAGGAACTGGAGAGAGAAAATGAGCAGCTTCAACAGACGATAAACACACTCAGGCAGAGAACGCAG ATTTCTTTAGATGCTCGTGTCAAGGATAttgagaaagaaaacaagaccTTGCACGACAGCTTGAGAGAGACAACCAGCAAGTTGTCCCAAGTCGAGTTGGAGAAGAAGCAGCTTAGTCGCCAGTTTGAGAGAATCCGTGACAATGCAGAGAGGGCAGAGGAGATGGAGAGGGAAAATGTAAAAGTCGGCAGAGAAAAAGAACACTTACAGAGGACAATAGAAACTCTGAAGATCTCTTGTGAGAATTTTGACCAACTGGAGAAGGAACACAATGCAATGGAAAAAGAACACAGAAAGCTGAAGAAGGAGGTAGATAGTTTGAAGTCAAAGGCGGAGAAGTTTGATGAGTCCGAGAAGGTCAACATCCAGCTGAATGCAGAGAAGCAGCGACTACAGAGAACCATCGAAAACCTGAAGGGCACAGGCAGCAAAGTGTCTGAGATCGAAGAGGAGAAGGAAGAGCTGGAGAAAGAAAATCACCAGCTGAAGAAGATGCTCGCAACCTCAAAAGAATCCGTCCAAAGGCTCGAGGAAGACAACTTGAGGTTAGACAGCCAGAACCAGAAGTTGACGAAGTCTGTGGACCATTCCAGTAGGAAGGTGGAGGATCTACGGAAAGAGAACTCCGAGCTGGAAAGCGAGGGCCAGAGGCTCCAGAAAAGTCTGGAGAACATGAAGGCATCCAGCAGGAAGCTGCAGCGGCTGGAGAAGGACAATCGTGACCTGGAGACAACAAACACTCAGCTGGAGAGGAGTCAGAAGCAGTTGGAAAAGGAAAACAAGAGATTGAGGCAGTCCATGGAGATGAAGGAGGGCATGTTGGAGGACAGTAACACCAGGATAGCCAGTCTGGAGACAGAGATCAGGCACATGCAGAAGGACAAGGAGAGAAGTAAGGATACAGACAGCAGGATTCAGGAGTTAGAGAAGGACAACAAGGATCTGCTGAAGCAAACAACTATGGACAAGAAAACACTGGCGACGCTACGGGAG GAACTGGTGAATGAGAAACTGCACAACCAGCAGCTGACCAATGAGCTGGAGAAGCTAGCAGCAGAACTGGATAAGATCGGTCTAAACAAGGAGAAACTTCTACAACAGGAGCACTCACAGGACGAGAG CCGGTGGAAGGCCCTAGAGTCCCGCATGGAGAGTGAACTGAAGAAGAGCCTTGAGATTAAGGAGGAGAAGGTCCATGCACTGGAGAGTCGGCTCCAGGAGTCAGTTAACAG GAATCAGAAGCTGCGCGACGAGTTGAGAACTCTGCGCCGGGAACACGAGGCTCTACAGCAGAAGTACGAGGAGGAGCAGGGCTCCAGCCCCCCCAAGGTCACGGTCAGGCGCACCACCCAGGGGGAAACCACCAGGGAGCTCATCAAGATGAAGGATCAGGTCATTGAGTTGGAGAGAAAT AATGCCAAATTTGAGACTGAGAATAGCAGCCTGAAGCAGCAAAGTAGGAGCCTGGAGTCCCAGTGCAACAAGCTGCAGCAGCAGGTGTCCTCGCTACAGTCCCAGAATGCCTCTCTACAAGGGCAGAGCAGCAACCTGCAATCCCAAAATGCAAAGCTGCAAGTCGAACTCTCTACACTGCAATCCCAGAAGTCCTCTGTCACTTCTGAACACACCAAACTGCAAACTCAACATTCCCAGGCAGAGACACAGTACAAGTCTCTGCAGAGAAGGTACGACGACATGAGAAGTGAACACACGGCTCTGCAAAAAGACTTTGAGCGTCTGCAGAAACTGCACAGTACCCTGTCCTCAGACAATGAAGCCATGGCTTCGGAGCACAGCATGTTGAAGTCCAACTTTAAGATACTGAAGAGTGACAACAAGAGGCTGGAGGACCAGTACAACTCACTTCTCAAGGAGAACGAGGGTCTGAAGAAGATGAAGTCCACGTTTGAATCAGTTAGGTCAGAAGACAGAACCCTGGCTGCTGTCAAAGCAGATAATGAAAG GTTGCAGGCAACCAACAGGAAGCTGACAGCAGACTACCAGGACCTGCAGACTGACCACAAGGGGCTGAAGCAGACCTACAACAGTCTACAGCTGGAGCACACCCAGCTAGCTGGGGACCTTAGGGAGTTCCAGTCACAGTACATGCAGATGGACATGGCCACCTCCAAAATGGAGGGCAGATGTGAG ATGCTGCAGCAGCTGAACCGTACACTGGAGGAGGAGAACAAACAGCTGATGTCACAGCTGACCAAGCTGCTGGAACAGAACCAGGAGCTGTTAGCTCAGACTCTGGAGAGCAAGGAGCAGTTCCACGAGGAGGAGAGACAGTTTTC TGACAAGTTGAATGAGTTGCGGAGGCAGAAAGAGAAGCTGGAGGAGAAGATCATGGACCACTACAAGGGCTATGAACCATCTCCTCCCAGGAAGAAGGGCTTCAAACTCTTCAACAAGATATCAGCAGCAATGAGTAGG ACAAACAAGGCACCAAAGGAGAGGGACAAGAAGACTTCCAAGGTGAGCTTGTCTGACCACGTGGATGGCCAGGGTGCGGAGCGGTCCGACAGTTCTTCCATCGGCTCCTACGGTGACTCCCTGGATGGGTCCGCTGAGAACACCAACTCACAGAAAACCAACAACGTTCAATCAG ACTATGACCCGTACCCCTTGAGAGACAGGAAACAGAAGTACAGGAGTGAGCTGGTGCTGTACCGCACCTCGTATCCTTGGGACTATGAAATTG AGTCCTCCCGACCCAGACCATTGCAGGAACGACGGAACCATTACAGAAGTGAAGAGTTTCTGCACAGACGGTCCATGCCTGCCCTTGATGTGATCAGTGAGAATTTCT GTGCCTTGTCTAGTGAGGACCTCCACCTCAACATTCCACCTGAAGCTGACTCACAAAGCTCAGGCTCTGCCGGGTCTCGCCCAG ATCGTATCAGAGCGGGCAGCTTGGGAAGCGAAGATCACATTCCAACCAAGGACCCAGGCAGTCTTGTTCCGCCCGTTGACCGCGCCCGTACGGCCTCCTACAACTCGTACGACTCCAGGGACAGCTCGCCACGGGACTCCACTTCCACACCTCGGTCACATGCGTCAACACCGAGGTCTCAGTACAATGCAGTGTCACCGGGCAGCGAGATGGTATCGTTGGAGCAGTTCTTAGACGAAAGCAACAAGGTTCCCTCTCCACTGTTTACAAGG AAGAAGATGGAAAAGAGCAGGTCCCAGGACTCCGACTCATTGCTGCATGACAGAGACAAGGATCATCTGGCACGTAACATGATGTACAGCTCCATGTCACAACTCCCAGGGGAGTCTCATTCCTCCAGGCCACCCTCCAGTCCCAACTTCAATGCCAGAAGGCAACATTATCAGTCAGAAGTGAACCTGTCGTCCATTCCAAAAGACAGGAGTCAAGACAGGATCCATCCAGACTCGCGTGCCATGTCATCCTCTACCAGCCGGCTAGACGGCAGCCATCCTCCTGCACCTCCTCAGCGGTACGCACCTTCCAAGATGCTGAGCCCAGCACCCAACCCCCAGTCATCTCCCGTGCAGACACGGGTATTGACAGTCTCCAACAGGCTGGATCGCTTGTCCAAAACGCCAACTCCAAGCCAACCCCAAACTGTCACTGTCAAAACCACCACCATTCCCGGAACAGACAAGCCCACCATCATGGATGGAAAGACGCCGTCGCCTCGGCACGAGTATGGAGGTGGGGACGCACCTCGAAGACCGCCACCGGAATACACAAACTATTCTCCTCGTGGTTACAAACCTCCGTCCACCAGCACTCCTCAGTCTGTCAGGTACTCTGACAGGCCGACACCTAACccgagaaatttgaactcacaGTATGACTCCAGACCGGACTATAGTAGAGACAGTAGGCCCAGTCCCAGAGAAGGACAATATGGCAGGGCTCCCCCATCTCCTGGCAGGGCTCCCCCATCTCCCAGACAACAGAGGGCCAACCCCAGGCCTCCACAGGAACAGAAATCCTCCGTTAGACAAACAGCTGCCATGTTCGAGCAAAAGGGCCGGGATGATGACAGGAAGGGAGAAGCACCAAATAACCAGGGTGGGCCCTCAGGCGCTGAGGGGTCGTCCATCTGGTATGAGTATGGATGTGTCTAA